The sequence CATTCCAGCGTCTCGTCGATCAGCATCCGATGGCCGCGTCGCAGCGGCTTCTGGCAGACGGCGAGCACTTCGGTCACCGCCTCCGGCAAGGCCTGCTCGTCCATCTCTCCATCCCGCACCCGGCGGGCGAGGTCGCGGATCTTGGCCGCCACCTCCTCGCCGAAGGCGGTTTCCAGCTCGACCTGGCCATTGTTGTACTGGTCGACCGGGAGGCCGGTCAGCGTGGCCCAGCCGCGAAAGTTGAGCGAGACGCCAAACACCCGCACCGGGCCGTCGAGGATGAATTCGTGGGCCTGCAGCAAGGGGGCCAGCAGTGTGCAATCGTCATTGCCCTGCACGTCGCCGGAAGGGGTAATGATCGAACACTTGCCCTTCAGGATCAGCATGAGCTGCCCGGAATAGGCCGGCAGTACGTCTGCCAGACGGGTCAGCGGGGTGTCGAAGAAATAGAACGAGTTGCACAGGTCAGCCAGCGCCGGCGGCGCCGGCAGGAAATTGAAGCTGTAGGGCTGGGAAGAGTTGTCGCCGCGCGCCATGGTGCCGTTCCTGTCGATAGCCTGGCTGGACTAGTCCAGCTCGCGCAGGTTCTTTCCGTCGATAAGTTCGGACAGATAAGGCGACTCGCCGTCGGCCAGCCGCGTCGGCGTGCGACCGACGAACTCGCGCAGCTCGTGGATCATGTGCGGCTGATCGTAGAAGGACTCGGCCAGTCTCGCCTCTTCCTCCGGCGTGAGCTGTGGGCGCGAGAGCATGGCAGCCGCGCGCAAGGCCCGGTACTTGC is a genomic window of Aurantiacibacter sp. MUD11 containing:
- a CDS encoding helix-turn-helix domain-containing protein, whose amino-acid sequence is MARGDNSSQPYSFNFLPAPPALADLCNSFYFFDTPLTRLADVLPAYSGQLMLILKGKCSIITPSGDVQGNDDCTLLAPLLQAHEFILDGPVRVFGVSLNFRGWATLTGLPVDQYNNGQVELETAFGEEVAAKIRDLARRVRDGEMDEQALPEAVTEVLAVCQKPLRRGHRMLIDETLEWLSSSFRPELDDLYARLPMSRRQAQRNVARFFGVPPVHLARRYRAVRAATILSLPEIPPALEAEIREAFYDQPHMIKEIRYFTGRTPHRLRTAEGGPVPDTLHADGYSAVDPFGGSEASQLGKQP